One segment of Streptomyces sp. NA02950 DNA contains the following:
- the dut gene encoding dUTP diphosphatase has protein sequence MSPKPVEVLIRRVDPEVPLPGYAHPGDAGADLVTTQAAELAPGERTVLPTGVSIALPEGYAAFVHPRSGLAARCGIAMVNAPGTIDAGYRGEIKVIVVNLDPRESVRFERFDRIAQLVVQQVEKVRFHEVAELPGSARAEGGFGSTGGHAAVDGTKGGNGYASVGSDREGR, from the coding sequence GTGAGTCCGAAGCCGGTCGAGGTGCTGATCCGCCGGGTCGATCCCGAGGTGCCGCTCCCCGGGTACGCCCACCCCGGCGACGCGGGCGCCGATCTGGTCACCACACAGGCCGCGGAGCTCGCCCCCGGGGAGCGCACGGTTCTGCCCACCGGAGTGTCTATCGCGCTTCCGGAGGGGTATGCCGCCTTTGTGCATCCGAGGTCCGGACTGGCCGCCCGCTGTGGCATCGCCATGGTGAATGCCCCGGGGACCATCGATGCCGGGTACCGTGGAGAGATCAAGGTGATCGTGGTCAATCTCGATCCGCGCGAGAGCGTGCGGTTCGAGCGCTTCGACCGGATCGCCCAATTGGTCGTCCAGCAGGTCGAGAAGGTGCGCTTCCACGAGGTGGCGGAGCTTCCCGGGTCGGCGCGGGCCGAAGGGGGCTTCGGGTCCACCGGCGGCCACGCCGCCGTGGACGGCACAAAGGGTGGGAATGGATACGCTTCGGTCGGTTCCGACCGGGAAGGACGATGA
- a CDS encoding response regulator transcription factor, with translation MRVLVVEDEQLLADAVATGLRREAMAVDVVYDGAAALERIAVNDYDVVVLDRDLPLVHGDDVCRKLVELGMPTRVLMLTASGDVSDRVEGLEIGADDYLPKPFAFSELIARVRALGRRTTVALPPVLERAGIKLDPNRREVFRNGKEIQLAPKEFAVLEVLMRSEGAVVSAEQLLEKAWDENTDPFTNVVRVTVMTLRRKLGEPAVIVTVPGSGYRI, from the coding sequence GTGCGCGTACTCGTCGTCGAGGACGAGCAGCTGCTCGCCGACGCGGTGGCCACCGGTCTGCGCCGGGAGGCCATGGCCGTCGACGTCGTGTATGACGGAGCGGCCGCCCTGGAGCGCATCGCCGTCAACGACTACGACGTCGTCGTCCTCGACCGGGACCTGCCCCTCGTCCACGGCGACGACGTCTGCCGCAAGCTCGTCGAGCTCGGGATGCCCACCCGGGTCCTGATGCTCACCGCCTCCGGTGACGTCAGCGACCGGGTCGAGGGCCTGGAGATCGGCGCCGACGACTACCTGCCCAAGCCCTTCGCCTTCAGTGAGCTGATCGCGCGGGTGCGGGCGCTCGGCCGCCGTACCACCGTCGCGCTGCCGCCCGTACTGGAGCGGGCCGGGATCAAGCTGGACCCCAACCGCCGCGAGGTGTTCCGCAACGGCAAGGAGATCCAGCTGGCGCCGAAGGAGTTCGCGGTGCTGGAGGTGCTGATGCGCAGCGAGGGAGCCGTGGTCTCCGCCGAGCAGCTGCTGGAGAAGGCGTGGGACGAGAACACCGACCCCTTCACCAACGTCGTCCGGGTGACCGTGATGACGCTGCGCCGCAAGCTGGGTGAGCCCGCGGTGATCGTCACCGTTCCCGGCTCGGGTTACCGGATCTGA
- a CDS encoding PaaI family thioesterase, translating to MSGTTTALKPPEGARAPVRHPDAPAPGELLDAHNDQCFGCGDQVNGLRLRARAGEGVGVTAEFEVRPAGQGAPGLAHGGLLSAALDETLGALNWMQRVIAVTGRLETDFVRPVPVGAVLHLEARVTAVHGRKIYCTATGRVDAPDGPVAVRADALFIEVRVDHFIKNGRSAEIDAALADPDQAKLARVCEVNP from the coding sequence GTGAGTGGAACAACGACAGCGCTGAAGCCGCCGGAGGGCGCCAGAGCACCCGTGCGCCACCCCGACGCGCCCGCGCCCGGGGAGCTTCTCGACGCCCACAACGACCAGTGCTTCGGCTGCGGCGACCAGGTGAACGGTCTGCGCCTGCGGGCCCGCGCCGGCGAGGGCGTCGGCGTCACCGCCGAGTTCGAGGTGCGCCCCGCCGGCCAGGGAGCGCCGGGCCTGGCCCACGGCGGGCTGCTGAGCGCGGCGCTGGACGAGACGCTGGGGGCGCTCAACTGGATGCAGCGGGTGATCGCGGTGACCGGGCGGCTGGAGACCGACTTCGTCCGTCCCGTACCCGTGGGCGCCGTGCTGCACCTGGAGGCGCGGGTGACCGCCGTGCACGGCCGCAAGATCTACTGCACGGCCACCGGCCGGGTGGACGCCCCCGACGGCCCCGTCGCCGTCCGCGCGGACGCCCTCTTCATCGAGGTGCGGGTCGACCACTTCATCAAGAACGGCCGGTCGGCGGAGATCGACGCCGCGCTCGCCGACCCGGACCAGGCGAAGCTGGCGCGGGTGTGCGAGGTGAACCCGTGA
- a CDS encoding DUF3093 domain-containing protein codes for MQPYDERLTAPRSWWFIALMAGVAMGLIMLPFGTLPMLGGLIGGAALTAVGVSSYGSARVRVVAGSLVAGEAKVPVSALGATEVLDAEEARAWRTYKADPRAFMLLRSYIPTALRVEVTDPRDPTPYVYVSTRNPEALAAALAAVRSDAS; via the coding sequence ATGCAGCCTTACGACGAACGCCTGACCGCGCCCCGTTCCTGGTGGTTCATCGCCCTGATGGCCGGGGTCGCCATGGGGCTGATCATGCTGCCGTTCGGCACGCTGCCGATGCTCGGCGGTCTGATCGGCGGCGCGGCGCTGACCGCGGTCGGGGTGAGTTCGTACGGCTCGGCGCGGGTGCGGGTGGTGGCGGGCTCGCTGGTGGCGGGAGAGGCGAAGGTCCCGGTGTCGGCACTGGGGGCCACCGAGGTGCTGGACGCGGAGGAGGCGCGCGCCTGGCGCACCTACAAGGCCGATCCGCGGGCGTTCATGCTGCTGCGCAGCTACATCCCCACCGCGCTGCGGGTGGAGGTCACCGATCCGCGGGACCCGACGCCGTACGTGTATGTGTCGACCCGGAATCCGGAGGCTCTGGCGGCCGCTCTGGCGGCGGTGCGCTCGGACGCCTCGTAG
- a CDS encoding inositol monophosphatase family protein, translating into MTDPLTTELLDLALEVARRAGDLLRDGRPADLGVAATKSSPIDVVTEMDIASEKLITDFLARHRPADGVLGEEGASHEGSSGVRWVIDPIDGTVNYLYGLPAWAVSIAARKDGETVVGVVAAPVRGETYHAVLGQGAYANGEPVHCRPAPELERSLIGTGFGYLRERRVGQARVLHELLPGVRDIRRGGSAAIDLCDVGCGRLDGYYERGLNPWDYAAGELIAREAGVLTGGRPGTPGSGELMVAAAPGLFETLQGRLEELGAWHD; encoded by the coding sequence ATGACCGACCCGCTCACGACCGAACTGCTCGACCTGGCGCTGGAGGTCGCCCGCCGGGCCGGGGACCTGCTGCGGGACGGCCGCCCGGCCGACCTCGGCGTGGCCGCCACCAAGTCCAGCCCGATCGATGTTGTCACCGAGATGGACATCGCCTCCGAGAAGCTGATCACCGACTTCCTGGCGCGGCACCGCCCGGCCGACGGGGTGCTGGGGGAGGAGGGCGCGAGCCACGAGGGCAGCAGCGGTGTCCGCTGGGTGATCGACCCCATCGACGGCACCGTGAACTACCTCTACGGCCTGCCCGCCTGGGCGGTCAGCATCGCCGCCCGGAAGGACGGCGAGACGGTCGTCGGGGTGGTGGCCGCCCCGGTCCGCGGTGAGACGTACCACGCGGTGCTCGGCCAGGGCGCCTACGCCAACGGCGAGCCCGTTCACTGCCGCCCCGCGCCCGAGCTGGAGCGGTCACTGATCGGCACCGGCTTCGGCTACCTACGGGAGCGGCGCGTCGGGCAGGCCAGGGTGCTGCACGAGCTGCTGCCCGGGGTGCGCGACATCCGCCGCGGCGGATCGGCCGCCATCGATCTGTGCGATGTCGGCTGCGGGCGCCTGGACGGCTACTACGAGCGCGGGCTCAACCCCTGGGACTACGCGGCCGGAGAGCTGATAGCCCGGGAGGCGGGGGTGCTGACCGGCGGGCGGCCGGGCACCCCGGGCTCCGGGGAGCTGATGGTCGCCGCCGCCCCCGGCCTCTTCGAAACGCTCCAGGGCCGCTTGGAGGAGCTGGGCGCCTGGCACGACTGA
- a CDS encoding DUF3710 domain-containing protein, which produces MFGRRRKRSKEDVEALDVASEELAEDAEDAEDPSEAVEAARVSLPPAPRPEGPWDVSEVREPAEGRVDLGGLFVPGVEGMELRVEVAGDAIVAATVVLRDSAVQLQAFAAPKKEGIWAEVRDEIATGITQQGGVVDEVEGPLGWELRAQVPVQLPDGKNGVQVVRFIGVDGPRWFLRGVISGQGAVQPETGSLLEAIFQDTVVVRGEGPMAPRDPIVLKLPDDAQMVPDGVQQEEAQGSRFAGGADRLQRGPEISEVR; this is translated from the coding sequence GTGTTCGGACGTCGCCGCAAGCGCAGCAAGGAGGACGTCGAGGCGCTCGACGTGGCCTCCGAGGAGTTGGCCGAGGACGCGGAGGACGCGGAGGACCCCTCCGAGGCGGTGGAGGCCGCCCGGGTGAGCCTGCCGCCCGCGCCGCGCCCCGAGGGCCCGTGGGACGTATCCGAGGTGCGTGAGCCCGCCGAGGGCCGGGTGGACCTGGGCGGCCTGTTCGTCCCCGGTGTCGAGGGCATGGAGCTGCGGGTGGAGGTCGCGGGGGACGCGATCGTCGCCGCGACCGTGGTGCTGCGGGACAGCGCCGTGCAGCTCCAGGCGTTCGCCGCGCCCAAGAAGGAAGGCATCTGGGCCGAGGTCCGGGATGAGATCGCCACCGGCATCACCCAGCAGGGTGGCGTGGTGGACGAGGTCGAGGGACCGCTCGGCTGGGAGCTGCGCGCGCAGGTGCCGGTGCAGCTGCCGGACGGGAAGAACGGCGTGCAGGTGGTCCGCTTCATCGGTGTCGACGGGCCGCGCTGGTTCCTGCGCGGAGTGATCTCCGGGCAGGGCGCGGTGCAGCCCGAGACCGGCAGTCTGCTGGAGGCGATCTTCCAGGACACGGTGGTGGTGCGCGGCGAGGGCCCGATGGCCCCGCGCGATCCGATCGTGCTCAAGCTGCCGGACGACGCGCAGATGGTGCCCGACGGGGTGCAGCAGGAGGAGGCGCAGGGCTCGCGGTTCGCGGGCGGCGCCGACCGTCTCCAGCGCGGCCCGGAGATCAGCGAGGTCCGCTGA
- a CDS encoding DUF4193 domain-containing protein, translating to MATDYDTPRKTDDDVNEDSIEELKARRNDKSASTVDVDEFEQAEGLELPGADLSNEELSVRVLPRQADEFTCMSCFLVHHRSQLANETKNGQPICRDCAA from the coding sequence ATGGCAACGGATTACGACACCCCACGCAAGACCGACGATGACGTCAACGAGGACAGCATCGAGGAACTGAAGGCCCGGCGGAACGACAAGTCCGCCTCGACCGTCGACGTGGACGAGTTCGAGCAGGCCGAAGGCCTCGAACTGCCCGGCGCGGACCTCTCGAACGAGGAGCTGTCCGTTCGAGTGCTGCCCCGTCAGGCGGACGAGTTCACCTGCATGAGCTGCTTCCTCGTGCACCACCGCAGCCAGCTGGCCAACGAGACCAAGAACGGCCAGCCGATCTGCCGCGACTGCGCGGCCTGA
- a CDS encoding cell wall metabolism sensor histidine kinase WalK, with the protein MATTPLPPTAPPKPSWDPPHGSPPNPWLRPTIRIRLTLLYGGMFLIAGVVLLTIIYLLAADAIRRGSEFPLQIVRIDYKPTDTCHLPSQGNNDAFNRAVAQCMKQQRDYALDGLLRRSLIALLGLAVVAFAFGYAMAGRVLSPLGRITRTARQVAGSDLSRRIELDGPDDELKELADTFDEMLERLDRAFTAQQRFVANASHELRTPLAINRTLLEVQLSDPQAPPELVQLGRTLLATNERSEQLVEGLLLLARSDNEIVDRKPVDLAEVASQALDQVRAEAEAKGVEVRGVREPAVVQGNGVLLERIALNLVQNAVRYNVAEGGWVHLTTGIQRGQAVLVVANTGPVVPAYELDNIFEPFRRLRTERTGSDKGVGLGLSIARSVARAHGGRIAAEPREGGGLVVRVVLPL; encoded by the coding sequence ATGGCGACGACCCCGCTTCCGCCCACGGCGCCACCGAAGCCCAGCTGGGACCCGCCGCACGGCTCGCCCCCCAACCCCTGGCTGCGCCCCACCATCCGGATACGGCTCACCCTGCTCTACGGCGGGATGTTCCTGATCGCCGGTGTGGTGCTGCTGACGATCATCTATCTGCTCGCGGCCGACGCCATCCGCCGCGGCAGTGAGTTCCCGCTCCAGATCGTGCGGATCGACTACAAGCCGACCGACACCTGCCACCTGCCCAGCCAGGGCAACAACGACGCGTTCAACCGTGCGGTGGCCCAGTGCATGAAGCAGCAGCGCGACTACGCCCTGGACGGGCTGCTGCGCCGCTCGCTGATCGCCCTCCTCGGGCTGGCCGTGGTCGCCTTCGCGTTCGGCTACGCCATGGCCGGGCGGGTGCTCTCGCCGCTGGGCCGGATCACCCGTACGGCGCGCCAGGTGGCGGGCTCGGACCTGTCCCGCCGGATCGAGCTGGACGGCCCGGACGACGAGCTGAAGGAGCTGGCCGACACCTTCGACGAGATGCTGGAACGGCTGGACCGGGCGTTCACCGCCCAGCAGCGGTTCGTCGCCAACGCCTCGCACGAGCTGCGCACGCCGCTGGCGATCAACCGGACGCTGCTGGAGGTCCAACTCTCCGATCCGCAGGCCCCCCCGGAGCTGGTCCAGCTGGGCAGAACGCTGCTGGCCACCAATGAGCGCAGCGAGCAGCTGGTGGAGGGCCTGCTGCTGCTCGCCCGCAGTGACAACGAGATCGTCGACCGCAAGCCGGTGGACCTCGCCGAGGTGGCCTCCCAGGCGCTGGACCAGGTCCGGGCCGAGGCGGAGGCCAAGGGCGTGGAGGTGCGCGGGGTGCGCGAGCCCGCGGTGGTCCAGGGCAACGGTGTGCTGCTGGAGCGGATCGCGCTGAACCTGGTGCAGAATGCCGTGCGCTACAACGTCGCCGAGGGCGGCTGGGTGCACCTCACCACCGGGATCCAGCGGGGTCAGGCGGTGCTGGTGGTGGCGAACACCGGCCCGGTGGTCCCGGCCTACGAGCTGGACAACATCTTCGAGCCCTTCCGGCGGCTGCGTACCGAGCGCACCGGCAGTGACAAGGGCGTCGGCCTCGGGTTGTCGATCGCGCGCTCGGTGGCGCGCGCCCACGGCGGCAGGATCGCGGCGGAGCCGCGCGAGGGAGGCGGCCTTGTCGTGCGGGTGGTACTCCCGCTCTGA